In Spirosoma sp. KUDC1026, the sequence ATCCGGCTCAGTGGCATTGTCAGCGATTCGGCCACGGGGAAACCGCTGGTCGGGGCTGCCGTGATCATCGACTATCAGAAACACCTGACGGGAACCCACACGGACGAGCACGGCCACTACGCCCTCGACGTATCGCCCCAGGAGCACATCATCATTGTCCGTCTGGTGGGCTACACGCCGGTGCGCCGGGTCGTTCCCCGTAGCACCGGTCCCCGCACCGTGAATATTAGCCTAGTGACAGTCGAAAGTCACCTGGAAGAAGTGATCGTGACCACAAAGGGGTTCGACCAGACAATACGTCAGCCCATCCTGGGTGTCAATCAGCTCAATATCAATGCGCTGCGAAAACTGCCGTCCGCGCTGGGCGAAGTTGATCTGCTGCGGGGGTTGCAGGTACTGCCCGGCGTTAGCAGCGTGGGTGAAGCCGCCAACGGGCTCAATATCCGGGGCGGCACTACCGATCAGAACCTGATTCTGCTCGACGAGACACCAATATTTAACCCGACCCACATGTTTGGCTTGTTTTCCGTGTTCCCGCCCGATGTGCTTGGCTCGGTCAATCTATACAAGGGCAACGTACCGGCTCGCTTCGGTGGGCGGGCGGCCTCGGTGCTGGACGTTTCCCTGCGCAATCCCGGCCTGGATTCGCTGCGGGGATCGGGGGGCATTAGTGTAGTTTCCAACAAACTGACGCTGGAGGTGCCACTCGTGAAAAACCGCCTGGCGATCCTGGTGTCGGGTCGCGGGGCGTTCAACGACTTTCTGCTGCCCCTGGCGAGCGAGCGGCTGCGGGGTATTCGGGCCCAGTTTGGCGATGGCGTGATCAAAGCGTTCTGGCGGGTAAACGACCGGAACACACTGACGGGAATGATTTATGGCAGTAAAGACAATTTCCAGACGCCCCTGCTGGCGAATCTGCCCAACGTAAACGGTACCGCGACCCGCTACGACCACCAGACGCTGAATGGACTATTGCGCTGGTTTACAGCCCTGTCACCACAGCTAAACCTGCAAACCTCGCTGGTATACGTGCATTACGTTCCCCGGATTCTGTCGCCCGAACTGGATGGTAATCTGGTCAGCCTACGTTCCTCGGTGCTACAGCGGCAGTTCAGTTCAACCCTCAATTATCAGAAACTGAATCAGAAACTGGACGTCGGCCTGACCGCCACCCATTACCGTATTGAACCTGGTACGCTGCTGCCGGGGCAGAGTCAGCAGGTGAACTACGTAACGACGCCCACCGAAAATGGACTGGAAGTGGCCCTGCACGCTGATTACGAACGTAATGTCAGTGAGCGGCTGGCCCTCTCGGCAGGTCTTCGGTATTCGGGCTTTTTATCGCTGGGGCCGGCGCTGGTTCGCCGGTACGCGGCTGGGGAGTCGCGGGATGATTTTTCGGTGATCGACTCAGTTTTGTACCGGGCGGGGCAGGTGAGCAAGGCGTACGGCGGGCCGGAGCCTCGTTTGGGAATTCGGTACTCGCTGTCGCCCAACGCGTCGCTGAAATTTGGGTATAACCTGATGCGGCAGTATCTGCAACAGGTCACCAATACCACAACGCCCCTGCCGACGTCGCGCTGGAAAACCGCGGATGCCAATATCCGCCCCCAGGTGAGTCAGCTCGTGACCGCGGGGTATTTCCTTAGTTTCAAACGGAACATCTACGAACTGACGGCCGAAGGGTACTACCGGGCCACGCAGCACATCATCGACTACAAACCCGGCGCTGACTTTTTGTTACAGCCGTACCCCGAAACGCAACTCTTGCAGGGACGTAGCGTGGCGTACGGGCTGGAACTGATGGTGAGTAAGAAGAAAGGGGATCTGACGGGCTGGGTGAATTACACCTATGCCCGGACGCTGAACCAGGTGAATCAGGGCGTCTCGGTTGAGCAGGCGATCAACGCGGGGCGCTGGTACCGCGCCAACTACGACCGCCCTCATACTCTCAACGCTAACATGACCATCGACGTGGGGCGGCACAACACCTTTAGTTTTACGTTTGCCTACAGCACCGGCCGACCCTATTCAAGCCCGACGGGCTACGTCAGTATCAACGGCGCGCAGTTTCCGTACTATGGCGAGCGAAACAACGAGCGGCTGCCCGACTACCACCGGCTGGACCTGGCCTGGAACATCTACAACCCCAGTATGCGGCACCGGCGCTGGGAGGGACGCTGGGCGTTTACTATCTATAATCTGTACGGGCAGCCGAACGCCTATTCCGTCTTTTTCCGCACGGAGAACGGGAAGACCAATCCGTATCAACTCCAGATCTTCGCGGCTCCAATCGTATCGCTGGCTTACAATTTTGTCTTCAAATAGGTGCTTGCTACCGGTTCAGCCGCTGAGTATATATGGCAATATTGGTACAATCGCCAGTCTCACGCTGGTTGAGATCGAGGGGAATTATTGCCTACTGTGCGTTAGGTATACA encodes:
- a CDS encoding TonB-dependent receptor; the encoded protein is MGRMIRLAMVGVLLSGLVRAQTIRLSGIVSDSATGKPLVGAAVIIDYQKHLTGTHTDEHGHYALDVSPQEHIIIVRLVGYTPVRRVVPRSTGPRTVNISLVTVESHLEEVIVTTKGFDQTIRQPILGVNQLNINALRKLPSALGEVDLLRGLQVLPGVSSVGEAANGLNIRGGTTDQNLILLDETPIFNPTHMFGLFSVFPPDVLGSVNLYKGNVPARFGGRAASVLDVSLRNPGLDSLRGSGGISVVSNKLTLEVPLVKNRLAILVSGRGAFNDFLLPLASERLRGIRAQFGDGVIKAFWRVNDRNTLTGMIYGSKDNFQTPLLANLPNVNGTATRYDHQTLNGLLRWFTALSPQLNLQTSLVYVHYVPRILSPELDGNLVSLRSSVLQRQFSSTLNYQKLNQKLDVGLTATHYRIEPGTLLPGQSQQVNYVTTPTENGLEVALHADYERNVSERLALSAGLRYSGFLSLGPALVRRYAAGESRDDFSVIDSVLYRAGQVSKAYGGPEPRLGIRYSLSPNASLKFGYNLMRQYLQQVTNTTTPLPTSRWKTADANIRPQVSQLVTAGYFLSFKRNIYELTAEGYYRATQHIIDYKPGADFLLQPYPETQLLQGRSVAYGLELMVSKKKGDLTGWVNYTYARTLNQVNQGVSVEQAINAGRWYRANYDRPHTLNANMTIDVGRHNTFSFTFAYSTGRPYSSPTGYVSINGAQFPYYGERNNERLPDYHRLDLAWNIYNPSMRHRRWEGRWAFTIYNLYGQPNAYSVFFRTENGKTNPYQLQIFAAPIVSLAYNFVFK